TGTTGCAGCTGTTCCAGGCTTAGCAGCAGCTGGTGCTGCTGCTTCAATTTTATCAGGATCTACACCCAATTTTCTTAAGATAAGATTTGTTGCATTGTTTTCTTCAGAAGCTGCGAACAAAATAATAGGCGTTGTTCCTTGTCCTGCATCCATATTAAGGATGTAAAGGAAACCGCTTTCTTTACCAACTTCCTGAATTGCGTTGTTCACCTTTGTAAGGATTGGTTCAAGCAATTGTTGTTGTTTCGCCTGTAAAGACTGTTGTGCATTAGTTTGCATTTCAGTGATACGAGTTTGCAGATTCTGCAATTCTTTTTCCTTATCAGCACGGATTACGTCAGTCATCTGAGCACCGTTTTTCTGATAAGCTTCATACTTTTCCTGAGCCTCTTTATAAGTTTCTCCCAACGCCTTGTCAAGCTGCGCTTTGGTAACTTCAATTTGGTTTTGCATTAGCTTACTCTCAGGCAATTTGCTGATGACGTAATCTACATTGGTATATCCAATTTTTGTAAGACCGCCAGCAGGAGTTGTTTGTGCCAAGAGAGGGGTACTAAGCATGGCCATCGCGACCAAAAGCACTATCAATTTTTGTTTCATTGTTTTGTTACTATTTAAGTTTACTGTTTGTACTTTTTTGTTTAGGGGAGCTCTCCTTTGGCGCTACCGTCGATTTTTCTTTTGCTGTCTCCTCTTTTGCTGTCACTTTTGAAGACTGGCCATCTATACCCAGCTCTTCCATAATATAATCCGAATAATCATGTTTCGGATTTGAATAAATTATCCCTACATCACTTGACTTATCAAACATAAAATCAAGTCTTTTCTGGATACATACTTTGGAAACTGCTCTTTGCACTTTTTCCATTGCCGGCTTCATAAGTTCTTTTTTCTTTTGGAAAAGCAAACCCTCCATGCCAAATATTTTACTATTGTATTCCCGGGCTTCCTGCTCTTTCTCTTTTATTTCCGTTTGTCTCTTTCTTTTAAGATCATCCGTTAATAAAACTTCCTCAGCCATGTAAGCTCGCTGCATCCTTCCCACATCAGCAAATTTATCCGAGATTTCCTTCGCCCATTTTTCGGAAAATTTTTTCATTTCCGTTTGTGCCAATTGATATTCGGGCATTTTACTGGTTATGAATTCCATATCGGCATAGCCAAATTTCTGGGCCATTCCTTTTCCGATTGAAATAAAGGACAAAACTAGCAAAATAATAATCTTCTTCATGCCTGGCCCGCTAATAATTTAAACTGTTTTAACGAAAAGCAAACTATTATATTATCTGATCTGCTGACCGATAGTAAAGTGGAATTGTGCACCACTTCTCTTTGTCTGTCCCTGGATACTGTCAAATCCGTAACCCCAGTCGATACCCAAAAGACCGAACGCTGGCATAAAGATACGTGCACCAACACCCGCAGAACGTTTCAGATCAAAAGGGTTAAATTCTTTGTAATTTCCCCAGTTGTTACCCGCTTCGGCAAAACCCAGGATAAAGATTGTTGCCTGTGGATTAAGCGATACCGGATAACGAAGTTCGGATACAAATTTGTTATATACAACCCCACCCCCTGATGCCGGGTAACCTGTTGCTGTCAAAGGACCAACTTTCTGATCTTCATAACCACGCAAACCGATAATATCCTGATCAGCCAGCGAGAATGAACCCTGACCCGCTAAACCAGATCCACCGACAATAAACCGGCCGAATTTACTGAAGTCAAGTTTATTGCCATACCTACCCAGATAACCCATGTGCGTACGGGCACTGATTACAAGCTTACCTGTAATGGTAGCGTAGTAAGTCGCATCGAACATCCATTTGTTATATTCTACCCAACGATATGTATCACTGATATCCTTATAACCATTCTTGCGAATTAAAGAATACGGCGGAGTCAGCGTCATACTCAATGAAATATTGGAACCACTTCTCGGGAACTGGAAATCACTCAAAGTATTTCTGGAAATCGTTGTGTTGAACGAAATGTTGTTTGAAACCCCTTTGCTGTAACCAATCCGGAAAATATCCAAACTATCCAGACGATAACGTTGATAAGAGATCGAATGCGTTAACACAAGGTTACGATCCGGCTCTCTCAAACGACGGCCAAGTGAAACGGTAATACCGCTGTTATAATATCCGCCTCGGTAGCTAAGACTTCCTGAACCAGCTGTTGAATAAATAGAATTATAATTTGCTACACGGTAAACTGTGTGCTGCAAAGAAACACCAAAGTTGATCGGTTTTTTTCCACCTAACCAAGGTTCACTGAATGAAAGCGAATAGGTTTGATATTGCTTACCATTAGCCTGGAAACGAAGCGACAATTTCTGTCCGTCACCTGATGGAAGTGGTCTCCATGTTTCTCTGTTTGGAATATTGCGCAGTGAGAAGTTGTTAAATACAAGACCCAAAGTTCCTACAAAACCAATGTATCCGCCCCAGCCACCTGAAAGTTCGATCTGGTCAGATGGTTTTTCTTCCACGTTCCATTCGATATCCACCGTTCCGTCCTGAGGATTTGGAATCGGGTTTGGAACAATTTTCTCAGGGTTGAAATAACCCATTTGAGATAATTGACGTTGTGTGTTGATAATTTCAGTTTTACTGAATTTCTGTCCCGGCAAGGTAAAAAGTTCACGCAATACTACGCGGTCACTTGTTTTAGTATTACCATTCAGAATAATACGGTTAATTGTCGCCTGCTTTCCTTCATACATACGAAGTTCCACATCAATCGAATCACCTTCAACCGCTTTTTCAGTAGGTTCAATACGGAAATAAAGATAACCGTCGTCCATATAAATGGAGCTGATATCATTTCCTGGAATACCGTTGATTTTCTTATCAAGTTCTTCCGGATTGTAAACATCACCCTTGGAAATACCCAGTTTTTCGCCCAGTGCTTTTGACGGATATAAATAGTTACCAGTCCAGGTAATATTACGGTAAAAGTATTTTTTACCCTCATCAATCTTCATTTTGATACTAATCGTTTCACCGTTGTTTGTGATGGTATCGAAATCGATTGTAGCATCACGGTAACCATTCTTACGATAGAAAGCGATCAGCTTTTCTTTATCCTCGTCGTATTTTTTAGGAATATATTTTGAAGGGTTGAACAAACGGCCAATGCGTTTCTGCTTGGTACCTTTCATTTTATGTTTCAGCGTACGATCGCTGATATCCTCATTTCCTTCAATATCAATTTTCTCGATTTTTACTTTACTTCCTTTTGTAATGGTAAAGTTCAAA
The sequence above is drawn from the Dyadobacter subterraneus genome and encodes:
- a CDS encoding OmpH family outer membrane protein, yielding MKQKLIVLLVAMAMLSTPLLAQTTPAGGLTKIGYTNVDYVISKLPESKLMQNQIEVTKAQLDKALGETYKEAQEKYEAYQKNGAQMTDVIRADKEKELQNLQTRITEMQTNAQQSLQAKQQQLLEPILTKVNNAIQEVGKESGFLYILNMDAGQGTTPIILFAASEENNATNLILRKLGVDPDKIEAAAPAAAKPGTAATPAATKPATTAPAATPKKK
- a CDS encoding OmpH family outer membrane protein; translated protein: MKKIIILLVLSFISIGKGMAQKFGYADMEFITSKMPEYQLAQTEMKKFSEKWAKEISDKFADVGRMQRAYMAEEVLLTDDLKRKRQTEIKEKEQEAREYNSKIFGMEGLLFQKKKELMKPAMEKVQRAVSKVCIQKRLDFMFDKSSDVGIIYSNPKHDYSDYIMEELGIDGQSSKVTAKEETAKEKSTVAPKESSPKQKSTNSKLK
- the bamA gene encoding outer membrane protein assembly factor BamA; the protein is MNLVRNFIKSFVQSNWALTGVLLCWCFSAEAQKIGLGSNAKPAAPTANLGIDPANPKEYTIAEVTVSGTQFLDPNSMVSISGLKPGDKIRVPGPAIPSSIKRMMDFGTLDDVEIAATKVEGEKIWLNIHIKERPRLYKVSFSGIRKGERETLNDKVKLIKGRVITPTVIKNTQLVIKKYYLDKGFYNTKVKVLQIPDSTRGQATLNFTITKGSKVKIEKIDIEGNEDISDRTLKHKMKGTKQKRIGRLFNPSKYIPKKYDEDKEKLIAFYRKNGYRDATIDFDTITNNGETISIKMKIDEGKKYFYRNITWTGNYLYPSKALGEKLGISKGDVYNPEELDKKINGIPGNDISSIYMDDGYLYFRIEPTEKAVEGDSIDVELRMYEGKQATINRIILNGNTKTSDRVVLRELFTLPGQKFSKTEIINTQRQLSQMGYFNPEKIVPNPIPNPQDGTVDIEWNVEEKPSDQIELSGGWGGYIGFVGTLGLVFNNFSLRNIPNRETWRPLPSGDGQKLSLRFQANGKQYQTYSLSFSEPWLGGKKPINFGVSLQHTVYRVANYNSIYSTAGSGSLSYRGGYYNSGITVSLGRRLREPDRNLVLTHSISYQRYRLDSLDIFRIGYSKGVSNNISFNTTISRNTLSDFQFPRSGSNISLSMTLTPPYSLIRKNGYKDISDTYRWVEYNKWMFDATYYATITGKLVISARTHMGYLGRYGNKLDFSKFGRFIVGGSGLAGQGSFSLADQDIIGLRGYEDQKVGPLTATGYPASGGGVVYNKFVSELRYPVSLNPQATIFILGFAEAGNNWGNYKEFNPFDLKRSAGVGARIFMPAFGLLGIDWGYGFDSIQGQTKRSGAQFHFTIGQQIR